CATCTTTTTTACTGCGGTTCGGCTCTCTGCCATCATTATTCTCCTTGATCTTTACTGTATTTTTCGTTAAATCATCGTTACGGGATTGCCCTTTCGCGCAAGCGGCTCACGCACGGGAAGGCCGTCCTCAGTATCGGCATATCCCAGCGCCACCGATACGAATACGCGCTCGTCGGGCTTCATGCCGAGCGACATAAGATACTCGTTTATAACGTCGTTCTCATTAAGCCACTTTAATTGGTTTATATAACAGCTCCCCAAATCGAGCGCGTTCGCCATGAGCATCATATTTTCGGCCGCCAGCGCGCAGTCTGCAAGATTATTGGTATAATCCTTTTTGTTTGCAAGCACCGCGAGCACGGGCGCGTTGTAGTGGAACGTATAATTCTCTCTTTTCGAGGCTGTTACAGCGCGCGCCATCGCGGGATACATGCCCGGCTTTGTTTCCCACAGGGCGAACTGCTCCATTACGAGTTTTGAGAGCGTATCCAGCGCGGCGCGGTCGGTTATCACGATAAAATGCGTGCTTTGGCTGTTGCTGCCGCTGGGCGCATATCGCCCCGCCTCAACGACCTTTTTTATAAGCTCGGCCTGAAGCGGCGCGTCCTTATATTTTCTTGTGCTTCTTCGAGTTCTCATAAGCTCGAATGCATCCATAGCTTTACCTCCTTTATGATATGCCCGATAATCATAAAGCAGGGCATGGCCCTGCTTTACTATCATTGATATTTTATTTTGCAAACGCAGAGTTTATCCATACGGGTATGTTCCACAAAAGCTGCAGAAGTATGATGATAAACGGCGGGATATGCGTCATTCCGTTGAACATCGCAATGAGAGCAAGCAGTATAGGAGCGCCTATCATTGCCGCCATCATAAATATCTTGTTCATATGCGTTGCAAATCTTATTGATTTGAGCGCGCCTATAAGAGCGGTGAACGAAAGAACGCTCTGCTTCGTAAGATACATACCGCTTCTGCCTATCTGGTCCGAAGTGGACAGAAGGTCCTTGAACTTCATGATATCCTGCGGATGCATAAGCTTTAAGCTGTCGTCGTCCGTTATCTCAAACAGCGTTTTAAGGCCGTGTTCGGTAAGATTGGGGTCGAAAGTCGCAATTACGCTCTTAACGTCCTCTCTCTCAAGTTTCATAAGCGCTTCTCCCGCATGTATGTCAAGCAGATATGCCATGGAAAATACGCATACGAGCTTGCCGTCAAGCGCAACGTACATATTGAATCGCGCCTTGCCCTCCTTGAAGAACTTTTCGGGATATGACGCAGGTATAACGCCCTGGCTTATCATAAAGTCGCGGTTTCCGAGGAGTATCTTTGCTCCGTCAACAAGCGCCAAGAGCCCCTCTCCGTCTATTCGCTCATAGAAGCTGACGGGCTTTAGCATATCCTCTCTATGGTCTATTATATCCATAAACGCATACTTCGCCGGACTGTCTATCGTAACAAAGATGCTTGCCACATCGGGCAGAATATTCGTTATAACGTCTTTATCAATAAGCTTTAAGCTCTTGATAAGAACGGTCCCCTGTCTGAAAACATCGCTGTCGTCAAGCAGTACCGCTTCCATCTCGCTGTACTTTGATGCGCAGACAACTCCGCTTATAACGGCGCCCTGCCTGCGCGCGTTAGACGTTGATCTTGCAAATACAAGCGCGCCAATAAACTCGAACATAGAGGGCAGGACCATTGCAAACACGGCTGCAAGCAGACCGAACCAACGTTCAAAACCGCCCCTTTGTCCTAATACTACCGCAACAAGGATAAAGCACACTACCGATACGGCCAGGATTATGCTCGTCATTTTGCTGCCAAGCGAAGTCTCGCGTTCTCCGCCTCTTGCATAATCAAGGAAGCCGCCTGTCGTTAAAGCGTTGTTCTTATAATAGAAGTTTTTGCCGAGCGTTGAAAACTTGTTCGTTATTTTCGTAAGCTCGCCGTCAGTCACGCTTTTAACTTCCATTATATTGCTGCCTGCTTCGTATATGGCCTCAAAATTCTTGATATGCGTGCTGTCGTACACCCGGCGGCCTATACCGTACAAAAGCATTGCCAGAGCAACTATCGATGCATACGATGAAAATGCATCTCCGGCGATAAGGCATCTTATAAATGAGTAAAGCGCATGTACGGAGACTATTGCGGTCGAAAGGAACACAAAGCTTACGCCCTGTTGGCGTCCGTTTGAAAACAGCGTTTTTGCGCCGTTTTTCATAACGTCTATGTTCATTATGATAACTATCGCAAGGATCACTATCGCAACTCCGGCGTATATCTTATCGCCGTTCGTGCCCATTGCTCCGGGCGGAACTATGCCCGCAAAGTCGAATATGTCTATAAGCGCAAGCAATACGAACGCTATTGCCGATACGATTATCCTTACCCATGAGTTTGAGCTGTCTTCGGTAAGCGTATCGTATACCTCGTCGTATTCATCTGCCTCCACGCTCACTTCTTCGGGGTCGTCGAACTCCTCGGGGATCTCGCTTACAGCTTCGGCCTCATCCGTATCGGAGTCTTCGCCTTCGATATCTTCTTCGCCGCTTTCACCCGCGCCGGGACGTATTTTCTTTATAAAGCCTATCTTGTCTTCAAGTTTTTTCTTTAATTCATCGGCAAGATTCTCTTCCGGCTCTCCCCAGTCTTCCCATTCGTCTTCGCCGGATCCATCATCATCCCAGTCGCTCTTTTCACTGCGCATCTCACCCGTGCGCTCTATGCGTATCGTCTTATCGGTAACGCCCTGTTCGTCTGTGTCCCCGCCCTCGGCGGTCTCTTCGGCTTCACCTTCAGACGCTTCTTCATTTGCGCCGTCTGCGTCTTGTGCCTTTTTTTCGGGCTTTCTTTCAAATACCGCAGTCTCGTCCGCCTCAGTCTCATCTTCCCGGCTTAGATCCTCTTCGACTGCACCTTCGTCATGTGCCTCATCGGGCTCTTGTGCCTCATAACCGTCATTGGCTTCAGCTGCGGCGGTCTCGCTTTCAGTATCGTCGCCCGCCTGCTCTGAAGACGTCTCTTCTGCGCTTTCTTCTTCATAAGCTTCCCCGGACTTTTGAGGCGTTTCTTTCTCTTTCTTCTTAACTTCCACTACAAGCCCCATCTTTATGAGATCGGACACGTCTTCCTCAACACGGGACCTCGGAATATCCTCCGCCAAAACTTCGGGCTCGGGCGGCGCGGCGTCTTCCTTTACAAAACGCGGCTTGAGCGGCTCTACCTCAGCGTCGATATCTATATCGATGACCGGCTTATTCTGAAGATCCTCCTCCGTTTCTTTCTGCGCTCTTTGTTCAGCTTCCTTTTTCGCCTTCTCGCGCGCCGACTCGGCAAGTATCTCCGCATAATAATCAGACGGATCCTTTTTGTTCTTTTTCTCGATATACGCTACAAGATC
This Clostridia bacterium DNA region includes the following protein-coding sequences:
- a CDS encoding nitroreductase → MDAFELMRTRRSTRKYKDAPLQAELIKKVVEAGRYAPSGSNSQSTHFIVITDRAALDTLSKLVMEQFALWETKPGMYPAMARAVTASKRENYTFHYNAPVLAVLANKKDYTNNLADCALAAENMMLMANALDLGSCYINQLKWLNENDVINEYLMSLGMKPDERVFVSVALGYADTEDGLPVREPLARKGNPVTMI